The proteins below come from a single Caulobacter flavus genomic window:
- a CDS encoding ArsR/SmtB family transcription factor, which yields MESKAAVNMLSALGHEGRLAIFRLLVKAGPVGIAAGDIARTLNVLPNSLSANLNVLSHADLITSRREGRSIIYSADYGAMSGLLGFLMEDCCNGSPQICAPLSAIVAKAEACDGTCLTEKESA from the coding sequence ATGGAATCGAAAGCCGCTGTCAATATGCTGTCCGCCCTCGGCCATGAGGGGCGTCTGGCCATCTTCCGCCTGCTGGTAAAGGCCGGTCCCGTAGGGATTGCGGCTGGCGACATCGCCCGGACGCTGAACGTCCTACCCAACAGCCTGTCGGCCAACCTCAACGTCCTCTCGCACGCCGACCTGATCACATCTCGCCGCGAAGGGCGGTCGATCATCTACTCGGCGGACTACGGCGCGATGAGCGGCCTGCTGGGCTTCCTGATGGAGGACTGCTGCAACGGCTCGCCCCAGATATGCGCGCCGCTGAGCGCCATCGTCGCCAAGGCCGAGGCTTGCGACGGAACCTGCCTGACGGAAAAGGAGTCCGCATGA
- a CDS encoding arsenate reductase ArsC yields MSADHPQMNVLFLCTHNSARSIMAECIMNRVGGGRFKAYSAGSMASGEVNPHALNLLKHLNYKTDDLRSKNWDEFAALNNPDAPELDFVFTVCDHAAGEVCPIWPGQPMSAHWGIPNPGDAEGSEAEIALAFAEAYRQLDRRITLFCALPMKSLDRLSLQRRLDEIGQTKTSDNTAA; encoded by the coding sequence ATGAGCGCCGACCATCCCCAAATGAACGTGCTGTTCCTCTGCACCCACAACTCGGCTCGGTCGATCATGGCCGAGTGCATCATGAACCGGGTCGGCGGGGGCCGATTCAAGGCCTATTCGGCGGGCTCGATGGCGAGCGGCGAGGTCAACCCGCACGCCCTCAACCTGCTCAAGCACCTGAACTACAAGACCGACGATCTGCGCTCAAAGAACTGGGACGAGTTCGCCGCGCTGAACAATCCCGACGCCCCCGAACTCGATTTCGTGTTCACCGTCTGCGACCACGCCGCCGGCGAGGTCTGCCCGATCTGGCCGGGCCAGCCGATGAGCGCCCACTGGGGCATTCCCAACCCTGGCGACGCGGAGGGCTCCGAGGCCGAGATCGCCCTAGCCTTCGCCGAGGCCTATCGCCAGCTGGATAGGCGCATCACCCTGTTCTGCGCCCTGCCGATGAAGTCCCTGGACCGTCTATCGCTGCAACGCCGTCTCGACGAGATCGGCCAGACCAAGACCTCGGACAACACGGCGGCCTGA
- a CDS encoding MIP/aquaporin family protein — MERFSVSRRLVAEGLGSTLLLAVVIGSGIMGERLAGGNVAIALLGNTLATGAALVVLIWVFGPISGAHFNPAVTLVAALRRDLPWSLTPGYLLAQIGGAILGAWCAHAMFGEAIFQVSTKLRDGGAQAFSEAVATFGLLATILGTSRFRPDSTPMAVGLYITAAYWFTASTSFANPAVTVARSLSDTFAGIAPSSAPAFILAQLFGALLAAGVFGWLLKTDTTP, encoded by the coding sequence ATGGAGCGGTTCAGCGTCTCGCGCCGCCTTGTCGCGGAAGGCCTAGGCTCGACCCTGCTGCTGGCGGTGGTGATCGGCTCGGGGATCATGGGCGAGCGCCTGGCTGGCGGGAACGTCGCCATCGCCTTGCTCGGCAACACCCTGGCCACGGGCGCGGCCCTGGTGGTGCTGATCTGGGTCTTCGGGCCGATCTCCGGGGCGCATTTCAACCCAGCGGTGACCCTGGTGGCGGCCCTGCGGCGGGACCTGCCGTGGTCGCTGACGCCAGGCTACCTCCTGGCGCAGATCGGCGGGGCGATCCTGGGCGCGTGGTGCGCTCACGCGATGTTCGGCGAGGCGATCTTCCAGGTCTCGACCAAGCTGAGGGACGGCGGCGCGCAGGCCTTCTCCGAGGCCGTCGCCACCTTCGGCCTGCTGGCGACCATCCTGGGGACCTCGCGGTTCCGACCGGACAGCACGCCAATGGCGGTCGGCCTCTACATCACCGCCGCCTACTGGTTCACCGCCTCGACCTCGTTCGCGAACCCGGCGGTGACGGTGGCGCGGAGCCTGTCGGACACCTTCGCCGGGATCGCGCCCTCCAGCGCCCCGGCCTTCATCCTTGCCCAGCTGTTCGGCGCGCTCCTCGCGGCGGGCGTCTTCGGCTGGCTCCTCAAGACGGACACGACCCCATGA
- the arsC gene encoding arsenate reductase (glutaredoxin) (This arsenate reductase requires both glutathione and glutaredoxin to convert arsenate to arsenite, after which the efflux transporter formed by ArsA and ArsB can extrude the arsenite from the cell, providing resistance.), translating into MSDADFPIVIFHNPACGTSRNTVAMVQAAGYAPKVVEYLQAGWTHDQLRELAGEAGLTFRALMREKGTPAEALGLLADGVDEARILDAMVEHPILVNRPLVVTPKGVKLCRPSEVVLDLLDRKPESFTKEDGEVVKL; encoded by the coding sequence ATGAGCGACGCTGACTTTCCGATCGTCATCTTCCACAACCCGGCCTGCGGCACGTCACGCAACACGGTCGCCATGGTTCAGGCCGCTGGCTACGCGCCCAAGGTGGTAGAGTATCTTCAAGCTGGCTGGACCCATGACCAACTTCGAGAGTTGGCGGGTGAGGCTGGTCTCACATTCCGAGCCCTCATGCGCGAGAAGGGCACACCCGCCGAGGCGCTGGGGCTGCTGGCAGACGGCGTGGACGAGGCGCGCATACTCGACGCCATGGTCGAGCACCCGATCCTCGTGAACCGCCCCCTCGTCGTGACGCCGAAGGGCGTGAAGCTCTGTCGCCCCTCCGAGGTGGTGCTCGACCTACTGGACCGGAAGCCGGAGAGCTTCACCAAGGAGGACGGCGAGGTGGTTAAGCTCTGA